A portion of the Sebastes fasciatus isolate fSebFas1 chromosome 2, fSebFas1.pri, whole genome shotgun sequence genome contains these proteins:
- the dhodh gene encoding dihydroorotate dehydrogenase (quinone), mitochondrial: MAGHLKKQFKEAAKIIGSGSLLFASYLTAVGDERFYANQLMPLLQRIVGAETAHVLAVKMIGLGLVPLNRYQDPASLEVNVLGLKFKNPIGIAAGFDKHGEAVDGLYKVGFGFVEVGTITPKPQEGNPKPRVFRLTTDHAIINRYGFNSCGLAEAQQRLKARGDTQQQYSKAGLPLGINLGKNKLSQDAGADYVEGVRVLGPLADYLVVNVSSPNTPGLRDLQGKAELRQLLHTVLKERDALQGERRLPVLVKIAPDLTAQDRQDIADVVTELGVDGLMVSNTTVSRPETLQDSNKSEVGGLSGQPLKDLSTSAVSEMYNLTKGKVLIVGIGGVATGQDAMDKICAGASLVQLYTALTYQGPPIVTKIKRELEQLLKEQGFSSVSEAVGADHRGADGSTPHKQS, from the exons ATGGCGGGACACCTGAAG AAGCAGTTCAAAGAGGCAGCGAAGATCATCGGCTCAGGTAGCCTTCTGTTTGCCTCCTACCTCACTGCAGTTGGAGATGAGCGTTTCTACGCCAATCAGCTGATGCCCCTgctgcagaggattgtgggggCAGAGACGGCGCATGTGTTAGCAGTGAAGATGATTGGTCTGGGTCTGGTTCCTCTGAACCGCTACCAGGACCCTGCATCATTG GAAGTGAACGTTCTGGGATTAAAGTTTAAAAACCCCATTGGGATTGCGGCGGGCTTCGACAAGCACGGAGAGGCCGTAGACGGGTTGTACAAAGTAGGTTTCGGCTTTGTTGAAGTGGGCACAATCACTCCCAAACCTCAGGAGGGGAACCCCAAACCACGTGTGTTTCGACTCACCACAGATCATGCAATTATTAACAG ATATGGATTCAACAGCTGTGGTTTGGCAGAAGCACAACAGAGGCTGAAGGCCAGGGGAGACACACAGCAACAATACAGTAAAG CTGGCCTTCCCCTGGGCATCAACCTGGGGAAGAACAAGCTGTCCCAGGACGCGGGGGCAGATTACGTGGAGGGGGTGAGAGTGCTGGGCCCGCTGGCTGACTACCTGGTGGTCAACGTCAGCAGCCCTAATACGCCAGGTCTCCGGGACCTACAGGGGAAGGCCGAGCTCCGCCAGCTCCTCCATACG GTGTTGAAGGAGCGTGATGCCCTGCAGGGAGAACGGAGACTCCCGGTCCTTGTGAAGATCGCTCCTGACCTCACTGCCCAGGACAGACAagacattgctgatgttgtcacTGAG CTGGGAGTGGATGGTTTAATGGTGTCTAACACCACGGTGTCCAGACCAGAAACACTTCAGGATTCAAACAAATCTGAGGTTGGTGGGCTGAGTGGCCAGCCCCTCAAAGACCTCTCTACCAGCGCTGTGAGCGAGATGTACAACCTCACTAAAG gtAAAGTACTAATCGTTGGGATCGGTGGTGTGGCCACTGGGCAGGATGCTATGGATAAGATTTGTGCCGGTGCATCACTGGTCCAGCTTTACACAGCTTTGACCTACCAAGGTCCGCCCATAGTGACGAAGATAAAGAGAGAGTTGGAACAGCTTCTTAA agaACAAGGTTTCAGCAGTGTATCAGAGGCAGTTGGAGCAGATCACAGGGGAGCAGATGGGTCGACTCCTCATAAGCAGAGCTGA